In Sphingobacterium sp. PCS056, the following proteins share a genomic window:
- a CDS encoding TolC family protein has product MTIVKNLLLSTYWTLLLLALVPIQAQVVVDTTFHKKIMTYSDYIEAVAQNNLSYAAEKLNINIAQAAIEKAKIIPDPAFNTGLFNNDQQHMKMGYGYDIGLDWTLELGGKRKARIDLAKSESELAQYALQDFFQRLRAEATMHYLTALHQEQLVKLQLSSYEALDQLAKSDSVREKLGAITAIDATQSKLEAASMWNQVIQSIGHWKSALGNLDLLMGSKRIAAVTSTSGDFSTFNRNFHLHDLIEQAQLYRSDLLYALQHQDASQKMLKLANVNRIIDLGINTGLTRNAAARNEIAPSPAFTATNIGISIPLKFSNKQKGELKEAYYAQQQSAVQYKQIELQVHTEVINAYYQYEATQKQLQQFNTGLLQNAEAILKGKRYSYERGESSLLEVLLAQRTYIEIQQHYYETLFNNAAALVELERSAGIWDIHF; this is encoded by the coding sequence ATGACCATAGTTAAAAATTTACTGTTATCCACCTACTGGACTTTGTTGCTCTTGGCTCTTGTACCGATTCAGGCTCAAGTTGTGGTAGATACCACTTTTCATAAAAAAATAATGACCTATTCGGACTATATAGAAGCCGTGGCTCAAAACAACCTATCCTATGCAGCAGAAAAATTAAACATTAATATAGCTCAAGCAGCTATTGAAAAGGCTAAAATAATACCTGACCCAGCATTCAATACCGGATTATTCAATAACGATCAACAGCATATGAAAATGGGGTATGGTTATGATATCGGGTTAGATTGGACATTAGAGCTTGGCGGTAAACGAAAAGCTCGAATAGATCTGGCAAAAAGTGAATCGGAATTAGCGCAATATGCATTGCAGGATTTTTTTCAGCGTCTGCGAGCAGAAGCTACCATGCACTATTTGACAGCTCTACATCAGGAACAACTCGTTAAACTGCAACTCAGCTCTTATGAAGCTCTGGATCAATTAGCAAAATCCGACAGTGTCCGTGAAAAATTAGGTGCAATTACTGCTATAGATGCCACACAAAGTAAACTCGAAGCGGCATCCATGTGGAATCAAGTTATCCAGTCCATTGGTCATTGGAAATCCGCTCTTGGAAACTTAGACTTGCTAATGGGCAGCAAGCGAATAGCAGCCGTCACGTCAACAAGCGGAGATTTTTCAACCTTCAATAGGAATTTTCATCTGCATGACTTGATCGAACAAGCGCAGTTGTACCGCTCCGATCTACTTTACGCCTTGCAACATCAAGATGCTTCGCAAAAAATGTTAAAACTGGCAAACGTCAATCGGATCATTGATCTCGGTATCAATACGGGATTAACCCGCAATGCTGCAGCCCGTAATGAGATCGCACCAAGTCCTGCATTCACAGCAACCAACATCGGTATCAGTATTCCATTAAAATTTTCAAATAAGCAAAAGGGAGAATTGAAAGAAGCTTATTATGCCCAACAGCAATCCGCAGTACAATACAAGCAGATCGAACTTCAGGTGCACACAGAAGTAATAAACGCCTATTATCAATATGAAGCAACACAAAAGCAACTCCAACAGTTTAATACTGGATTACTCCAAAATGCTGAAGCTATTTTAAAGGGAAAACGCTATAGTTATGAACGAGGCGAATCCAGCTTATTAGAAGTGCTGCTTGCACAGCGTACCTATATAGAAATCCAGCAACATTATTACGAAACACTTTTTAACAATGCGGCCGCACTTGTGGAGCTAGAACGATCTGCTGGAATATGGGATATCCATTTTTAA
- a CDS encoding retropepsin-like aspartic protease, which translates to MGKKIVEVLILYVALIGFCHAQEHVVHRDIQKIIVLLNTKNSSGLLEMMADSCQIGNLPATIDKQQVLPDILANFQGIDSYDWITDQRMLTGNHFVSLLVNYKNGGRGRPTFTFNKDGKLIELGIIKVKLTANPAQALAAALSNTMIPDTMRVKFKLVNDLIYVPAKLNGMDGFFMFDSGAPTIMLRKKYVPDHAINKDVTLDFTGMGGNMSDVNWSLGNHLIWGDMIIKSLDAAAVSLDEMDQEELMVGPLFGLMGFGIFSGFQLSIDYDQQELLFERVDRAGHLTGISFRHGEPLATIPIRMRRHIPIVDINIDGKPYPMGIDCGANTNLLKQEVVHDLKTYLRFEGKTTSLLGVGNRQLISEVAHLEEAQVGPLTLVPMSTVITDQAIGAGKGDEQLPMVGLLGTPFLKQFRVVFNFQIGNLYLY; encoded by the coding sequence ATGGGAAAAAAAATAGTCGAGGTCTTGATTTTATACGTCGCTCTAATCGGGTTTTGTCATGCGCAAGAGCACGTCGTACATAGGGATATCCAAAAAATCATTGTTTTACTAAATACTAAAAATAGTAGTGGGCTATTGGAAATGATGGCCGACTCTTGTCAAATAGGTAATTTGCCTGCAACAATTGATAAGCAGCAAGTTCTTCCAGATATTCTTGCTAATTTCCAAGGCATTGATTCCTATGATTGGATTACAGACCAGAGGATGTTAACTGGAAATCACTTCGTTTCGCTATTGGTGAACTACAAAAATGGGGGGCGCGGTCGGCCTACATTTACTTTTAACAAAGATGGTAAACTAATCGAATTAGGTATTATTAAGGTTAAATTAACTGCCAATCCGGCACAAGCACTTGCGGCAGCATTGTCCAATACAATGATCCCTGATACGATGCGTGTCAAGTTTAAGTTGGTCAATGACTTAATCTATGTTCCAGCTAAATTAAACGGTATGGATGGATTTTTTATGTTCGATTCTGGGGCTCCTACGATTATGCTTAGAAAGAAATATGTGCCGGATCATGCGATCAATAAAGATGTCACTCTGGATTTTACGGGTATGGGGGGCAACATGTCGGACGTGAATTGGTCTCTTGGGAATCACTTGATCTGGGGCGATATGATCATCAAATCTCTGGATGCAGCAGCGGTGTCGTTGGATGAGATGGATCAGGAAGAATTAATGGTTGGACCACTTTTTGGTTTAATGGGCTTCGGTATCTTTAGCGGTTTTCAATTATCTATAGATTATGATCAGCAAGAACTCCTTTTTGAACGTGTGGATCGAGCGGGGCATTTAACCGGCATATCTTTTAGGCATGGCGAGCCCCTTGCTACTATTCCTATCAGAATGAGAAGGCATATCCCTATCGTTGATATCAATATTGACGGGAAACCTTATCCAATGGGTATAGATTGTGGTGCAAATACTAATTTACTCAAGCAAGAAGTTGTACATGACCTCAAGACTTATCTTAGATTTGAAGGAAAAACGACCAGCCTATTGGGTGTTGGTAATAGGCAATTGATCAGTGAAGTGGCACATCTGGAGGAAGCGCAGGTAGGACCACTGACTTTAGTGCCTATGTCAACCGTCATTACAGATCAAGCTATTGGTGCAGGTAAAGGGGACGAGCAATTACCAATGGTGGGACTACTTGGTACACCATTTTTAAAGCAATTTAGGGTCGTGTTTAATTTTCAAATCGGAAATCTTTATCTGTATTAA
- a CDS encoding TlpA disulfide reductase family protein — protein sequence MKNMKWALMLAVALPAFGFAQQNYTLQGTVGKLDQPAKAYLRLNYDEKVRIDSVDIKNGKFEFKGSIPSPMEAHLRIIHDNAPFDPAKPPKQDILAFLIEGATIKFVSADSIKNAKISGSPLNAENEKVTVLLKPIYDQYEALEKEYRSKSLADQQDPAFIKSLEERAQVVDRAAIDAKMDYVAKNPKSYMALMAFNSTLPPEFNAIKAEEVFLTLDPSLQNSVLGKDLAKRIALLKKTSEGIEAQDFTQPDIDGKPVKLSDYRGKYVLIDFWASWCAPCRRENPNLVKSYAKYQKEGFEILGVSMDKAADKAKWLKAIQDDGLTWKQVGDLKGWENEAGMMYEVKAIPMNFLVDPNGKIIAKYLRGDELDKKLAEIFGK from the coding sequence ATGAAAAATATGAAATGGGCTTTAATGCTAGCTGTAGCTTTACCTGCTTTTGGATTTGCACAGCAAAATTATACGCTGCAGGGGACTGTTGGTAAATTGGACCAGCCAGCAAAAGCATATTTGCGTTTAAATTACGACGAAAAAGTACGTATCGATTCTGTTGATATTAAAAATGGTAAGTTCGAATTTAAAGGTAGTATCCCTTCACCTATGGAAGCGCATTTGCGTATTATCCACGACAATGCACCTTTTGATCCTGCAAAACCGCCAAAACAGGACATACTTGCTTTTTTGATCGAAGGGGCTACTATTAAATTTGTATCTGCGGACTCCATAAAAAACGCGAAAATTTCCGGTTCACCACTAAATGCGGAGAATGAGAAAGTCACTGTATTGTTGAAACCGATCTACGACCAGTATGAGGCTTTGGAAAAGGAGTATAGATCCAAATCTTTGGCTGATCAACAGGATCCTGCTTTCATCAAATCTTTGGAGGAGCGTGCTCAGGTCGTGGATCGAGCGGCTATTGATGCTAAAATGGATTATGTCGCAAAAAACCCAAAAAGCTATATGGCATTGATGGCGTTTAATTCGACTTTACCTCCAGAATTTAACGCTATTAAAGCTGAAGAAGTATTTCTAACGTTGGATCCAAGTTTACAAAACTCAGTTTTGGGTAAGGATTTAGCCAAGCGGATTGCTTTACTGAAGAAAACAAGTGAAGGTATAGAGGCGCAAGATTTTACACAGCCTGATATAGATGGTAAACCAGTTAAATTGTCCGACTACCGAGGTAAATATGTACTGATCGATTTTTGGGCATCGTGGTGTGCACCATGTCGCCGTGAGAATCCGAATCTGGTCAAGTCTTATGCAAAATACCAAAAAGAAGGTTTTGAAATCTTGGGCGTATCGATGGATAAAGCCGCGGATAAAGCAAAATGGTTGAAGGCTATCCAAGATGATGGACTGACTTGGAAGCAAGTAGGTGACCTGAAAGGTTGGGAAAACGAAGCTGGTATGATGTATGAAGTTAAGGCAATCCCCATGAACTTTTTAGTGGATCCAAACGGCAAGATCATTGCGAAATATTTGCGCGGTGACGAGTTGGATAAAAAGCTCGCTGAAATATTTGGAAAGTAA
- a CDS encoding S41 family peptidase, which produces MNKKAAGLLVGMVGLSLSLQAQMNPKYKFEEALKLIQQNYVDQVNEEHLVDAAIKAMIADLDPHSKYTSREEAEAMRGAMSGSFAGIGIQFLKNNDQTFITIVNPDGPAMRAGIQVGDQIISIDGEAIAGKKWGNKEIMEKLRGEKGIPVVLEILSAGHLEPKKISIVRENILERSVRESYMVDSEIGYIALSIFNRTTRPEIDEALKKLKEQGMKKLILDLQSNGGGYVESAIGVVDEFLPKEKIVFYSVPNEGGKDYFFTGGFGRFYEGELVVLIDESTASSSEIVTGALQDWDRAVIIGRRSFGKGLMQKPVLLSDGSEMQLTGARYYTPSGRSIQKPYTKGKDDYFQDFNRRMESKELLEEGHVQFPDSLKYTTLQNKRIVYGGGGIMPDRFVAIDTNEYSSWMAQLMNSGLVAKGGFEFVQQNRQALLKAYPDFNTFNKSFKVPKPVHVQVVDAAQKHSILIPEQKFTAAHDAIDVEFKAQVGSLLYTGGDYRTRVRNEANQSFKQALLVLRDKQLYNKLLNTGTVGERIKQKTK; this is translated from the coding sequence ATGAATAAGAAAGCAGCGGGCTTGCTCGTGGGGATGGTAGGTCTAAGTCTGTCTTTACAGGCTCAGATGAATCCAAAGTATAAATTTGAGGAGGCATTGAAACTGATTCAACAAAACTATGTCGATCAGGTCAATGAAGAGCATTTGGTAGATGCTGCCATAAAAGCGATGATTGCCGATTTAGATCCGCATTCCAAATACACCAGTCGGGAAGAGGCGGAGGCTATGCGGGGAGCAATGAGTGGAAGTTTTGCTGGTATTGGTATTCAGTTTTTAAAGAATAATGACCAGACCTTTATTACGATTGTCAATCCTGATGGTCCGGCCATGCGTGCTGGAATCCAAGTGGGCGACCAGATCATCAGTATTGATGGCGAGGCGATAGCGGGGAAGAAATGGGGGAACAAGGAGATTATGGAAAAACTCCGCGGCGAAAAAGGAATCCCTGTAGTGTTAGAAATCTTATCTGCTGGTCATTTGGAACCGAAAAAGATCAGTATCGTGAGAGAAAATATTTTAGAAAGATCAGTCCGCGAAAGCTATATGGTTGACAGTGAAATCGGATATATAGCACTCTCTATTTTCAACCGTACGACACGGCCAGAGATTGATGAGGCTTTGAAAAAACTCAAAGAACAGGGGATGAAGAAGTTGATTTTGGATCTACAAAGTAATGGTGGAGGATATGTCGAATCCGCTATTGGTGTTGTAGATGAATTTCTGCCCAAAGAAAAAATTGTCTTCTACTCGGTGCCCAATGAAGGGGGTAAAGATTATTTCTTTACGGGTGGATTCGGCCGATTTTATGAAGGTGAATTGGTGGTGCTGATCGACGAATCGACAGCATCTTCCAGTGAGATCGTTACAGGAGCACTGCAGGACTGGGATCGTGCGGTGATCATCGGACGACGAAGTTTTGGAAAGGGCTTGATGCAAAAACCTGTTCTGTTATCCGATGGTTCAGAGATGCAATTGACTGGAGCTCGATACTATACACCTTCAGGTCGTTCTATCCAAAAACCGTACACAAAAGGTAAGGATGATTATTTCCAAGATTTCAATCGACGTATGGAGTCTAAAGAGTTATTGGAAGAAGGGCATGTTCAATTTCCAGACTCTTTAAAATATACGACACTTCAGAATAAAAGAATTGTTTATGGCGGAGGTGGCATTATGCCCGATCGCTTTGTGGCTATCGATACCAATGAATATAGCAGTTGGATGGCACAATTGATGAATAGTGGCTTGGTTGCTAAGGGTGGATTTGAATTTGTGCAACAAAATCGTCAAGCTTTGTTAAAAGCGTATCCCGATTTTAACACGTTTAATAAGAGTTTCAAAGTGCCAAAACCAGTTCATGTACAAGTGGTAGATGCCGCTCAAAAACATTCCATTTTAATACCGGAACAAAAGTTTACAGCTGCTCATGATGCCATTGATGTTGAATTTAAGGCTCAGGTAGGATCACTCCTTTATACGGGCGGTGATTATCGTACACGCGTGCGCAATGAAGCGAACCAAAGCTTTAAACAAGCGTTATTGGTATTGCGTGATAAACAGCTTTACAATAAGTTGTTAAATACTGGAACAGTAGGAGAGAGAATAAAACAAAAAACAAAATAA
- a CDS encoding RagB/SusD family nutrient uptake outer membrane protein — MKIKNILLYSLVISGALLTSSCRKYVEIDQNDKRTLKTTDDYLYLLNNKVNFESSFVLPLITSDNIAADVATSASTAWGEIYQRAYLWNDYFYIDNQQDIAWNNLYKQIYIANEILSGVMGSQSGSEAQKLHVAAEARVHRAFAYFSLANQYAPIYDPTKATSQQGLPLLLTPDLFQNLSRVSLSRVYEQIIEDLNIAIGNLPNFPSFNYHPSKIAAYALLSRVYLTMRNFEESGRYADLALALDPTVYNLEEYTSATYPRLIDDKEVLLSKLSSGFVRGPLNPDLVALYDQNDLRLKMFIGTDPNTFKGYVYIKPLSNGNFSYNAYIGLNTPEIYLNRAEVYARQNNVAKTVEMLNLLRKKRFQASKYVALKTTDVQADLLQYVMDERRREFVGTDLRWYDMRRLTLDGNYFKPVTRSLNGKSYTLQANSPRMVYPINQEVLTLNPEIGQNPR; from the coding sequence ATGAAAATCAAAAATATTTTACTCTATAGTTTGGTTATCTCAGGAGCTTTACTTACTTCCTCCTGTAGAAAGTACGTAGAGATCGACCAAAATGATAAACGTACGTTAAAAACTACAGACGACTACCTTTACTTGCTCAATAACAAAGTTAACTTTGAAAGTTCTTTTGTGCTGCCTCTGATCACCAGCGACAACATCGCTGCAGATGTGGCTACATCTGCGTCGACTGCTTGGGGGGAAATCTACCAGCGCGCTTATTTGTGGAACGATTACTTCTACATCGATAACCAGCAAGATATAGCCTGGAACAATTTATATAAACAGATTTATATCGCTAATGAGATCTTGTCGGGGGTGATGGGGAGTCAAAGTGGGAGTGAAGCACAGAAACTTCATGTTGCTGCAGAAGCACGCGTGCATCGCGCGTTCGCTTATTTTTCTCTAGCAAATCAATATGCACCCATTTACGATCCAACAAAAGCAACTAGCCAGCAGGGTTTACCATTGCTATTGACACCAGATCTTTTTCAAAACTTAAGCCGTGTATCCTTATCACGAGTATATGAGCAAATTATTGAAGATCTTAATATCGCGATTGGAAACTTGCCCAATTTTCCATCCTTCAATTATCACCCATCCAAGATTGCAGCCTATGCACTTTTATCGCGGGTGTATTTGACCATGAGAAATTTTGAGGAGAGTGGAAGATATGCCGATTTGGCTTTGGCGCTTGATCCAACGGTGTATAATTTGGAAGAATATACTTCAGCAACTTATCCTAGACTTATTGACGATAAAGAAGTGCTACTTTCAAAACTGAGCTCAGGCTTTGTTCGTGGTCCACTCAATCCCGATCTTGTAGCACTTTATGATCAGAACGATCTACGCCTCAAAATGTTTATCGGTACAGATCCAAATACGTTTAAAGGTTATGTGTATATCAAACCTTTGTCCAATGGCAATTTCAGTTATAATGCATACATAGGCTTGAATACACCTGAAATCTATCTCAATAGAGCTGAAGTGTATGCACGCCAAAATAATGTGGCTAAAACAGTGGAAATGTTGAATCTATTACGTAAAAAACGTTTCCAAGCAAGTAAATATGTCGCATTGAAGACGACAGATGTCCAAGCCGATTTGTTGCAATATGTGATGGATGAGCGACGTCGAGAATTTGTAGGGACAGATTTACGTTGGTATGATATGAGAAGGTTAACGTTGGATGGCAATTATTTTAAACCGGTAACGAGATCACTTAACGGAAAGAGCTATACCTTACAGGCAAATAGTCCCCGTATGGTATATCCTATCAATCAGGAGGTGCTCACGCTAAATCCTGAAATCGGTCAGAATCCTAGATAA
- a CDS encoding SusC/RagA family TonB-linked outer membrane protein, translating into MKPRLLVLLFCLFTYAGSYAQKKVSLSQALDEVTRIYGTKFSYEEGLIKNAFIDSELVPKNKRMPVESVLKELLYANNFLFLYVQNNYFTIIRDSRNNQGQDGDDRFWKVISGVVKNNEGVPLVGVTVIADGNAVRNGVTTSSDGRYTLRLTDPAEALIFSYVGMEPQRRVIGSHNQINVSMSEVVHVLQDVEVVSTGYTQLPKERATGSFGTVTAKQIQETPAINVLERIQGLVPGMYVDPRSNAIRIRGINSFGTGGTPKDPLIVIDGFPMAETVDASFSLTGKGTTQSSGGAILSRINPNDIQSITVLKDAAASSIWGAKAANGVIVIETKKGRNMPTSLTFGTSLSIAAPADLNKMDRMSSAQYIDLEKQLFEEGFIGDNIIKKSWDPFNTNKPHSESMEWLFRVKRGTATEQERDAALAKLAATDNRDQIKDYLLQNATSQQYNLSISGGANKSTYFVSTNYSKDIPVFRSNKAESFTTTANLTNMLFHDRVQIATGINYNYGNSKTNNAAVNALSSNPYSGGLLPYDMLKDGDGNNIRRYIQFRPEVTQDFEKRGYLDWAYNPIEELKTGNYDDQTHRLRMHMDVNTKLNSWADLSVMGQWQREMNNQENIDDVTSYALRNQINIGTTFNKNGNFVYGYPMGGNLGVRNYNGSQYVFRTQLNVNKALGQDAEHHLNFLAGAEWRQNNYRSSTDTYLGFSEDTYSFAVINPRGNYNTIYGWDNYFNSNASIAKNTSRALSYYSNAAFSAFKGKYVFSGSVRFDDFTVVGASRDQRAKPLWSVGGKWDAKKENFLKHAAWADALGIRMTYGVNGTLPQSAGRTIIINTSSDLVTNEVTASIVSPANKQISWEKVKTFNIGLDYGTWNNRLQFNFDYYTKRSSDIIYDFPFNPTYGWTRVKFNSSTMEGHGIDLGVKAAWLQSKVKWNTLFNFGYNTNKVTDSRFVNPTRVLDYINTGVPIVDNPTDYMYAYRWAGLDNQGRSQIYKQNGEIVAADAPATALTVDDLVKVGRTTPPYFGGLFNTFSYKDFTLGVRISYELGHVLRRLSVQNYPDYAPYSGAIGLQSDLALRWRKPGDEAITNVPALSRAGYQYNNLSRYASSDALVISGSNVRLQQIDLAYDVPLKTLENTPFKSVNVSGSVRNLGLIWRKNKDGVDPTYRTLNSYSNLPPSPTFFVTLNMSF; encoded by the coding sequence ATGAAACCACGATTACTCGTGCTGCTTTTCTGCCTGTTTACCTATGCGGGCAGTTATGCACAAAAAAAGGTGAGTCTCTCCCAAGCTCTGGATGAAGTAACCCGGATTTATGGGACAAAATTTTCTTATGAAGAGGGCTTGATAAAAAATGCCTTTATCGATTCAGAACTGGTCCCGAAGAATAAAAGAATGCCAGTAGAATCTGTATTGAAGGAACTTTTATATGCAAACAATTTCTTGTTCCTATATGTACAAAATAATTATTTTACCATCATCCGTGATAGTCGTAACAATCAAGGTCAGGACGGCGATGATCGTTTTTGGAAGGTGATATCTGGTGTGGTGAAAAATAATGAGGGAGTACCTTTGGTAGGGGTGACGGTTATAGCCGATGGGAATGCCGTTAGGAATGGCGTAACTACCAGTAGCGATGGACGCTACACCCTACGCTTGACTGATCCAGCTGAGGCGCTTATTTTTTCTTATGTCGGTATGGAACCGCAACGCCGTGTCATCGGAAGCCATAATCAGATCAATGTGTCTATGAGCGAGGTCGTCCATGTCCTCCAAGATGTGGAGGTGGTTTCGACAGGTTATACCCAGCTACCAAAAGAACGTGCAACGGGATCATTCGGTACCGTTACGGCAAAACAAATACAAGAAACTCCAGCGATTAATGTCTTGGAACGTATTCAGGGTTTGGTACCAGGGATGTATGTCGATCCTAGAAGTAATGCGATCCGTATACGTGGTATCAATAGTTTTGGAACGGGCGGGACGCCAAAAGATCCCTTGATCGTAATCGATGGATTTCCAATGGCAGAAACTGTAGATGCATCATTTTCATTAACCGGTAAAGGAACTACGCAGAGTTCAGGAGGTGCGATATTAAGTCGGATCAATCCTAATGATATTCAAAGTATCACAGTGCTTAAGGATGCTGCAGCTTCATCTATATGGGGAGCGAAAGCGGCAAATGGTGTAATTGTTATCGAAACAAAGAAAGGTCGCAATATGCCAACTTCGCTGACTTTCGGTACATCGTTAAGTATAGCAGCGCCTGCAGATCTTAATAAAATGGATCGGATGTCTTCTGCACAATATATTGATTTAGAAAAGCAATTGTTTGAAGAGGGTTTTATCGGAGATAACATCATCAAAAAAAGTTGGGACCCATTTAATACCAATAAACCACACTCCGAATCTATGGAATGGCTGTTTCGAGTAAAACGTGGTACTGCAACTGAACAGGAGCGAGATGCGGCACTAGCCAAACTCGCCGCTACAGATAATAGGGATCAAATCAAAGATTATCTATTGCAAAATGCAACATCACAGCAATATAACCTGTCAATATCGGGGGGAGCAAACAAAAGTACCTATTTTGTTTCCACCAACTACAGCAAGGATATTCCTGTTTTTCGATCCAATAAGGCAGAGAGTTTCACAACAACAGCCAATTTAACCAATATGCTCTTTCATGATCGGGTGCAGATTGCTACAGGAATAAATTATAACTACGGAAATTCCAAGACGAATAATGCGGCGGTCAATGCACTTTCATCAAATCCATATTCTGGAGGTCTACTACCCTACGATATGTTGAAAGATGGGGATGGAAATAACATCAGAAGATACATACAATTTAGACCAGAAGTAACTCAAGATTTTGAAAAAAGAGGTTACCTAGATTGGGCTTACAATCCAATAGAAGAGTTGAAAACTGGAAATTATGACGATCAGACGCATCGTTTGCGCATGCATATGGATGTCAATACCAAATTGAACAGCTGGGCGGATCTATCAGTGATGGGGCAGTGGCAGCGTGAAATGAATAACCAGGAAAATATCGATGATGTCACAAGTTATGCACTACGCAACCAAATCAATATTGGAACAACTTTTAATAAAAATGGAAATTTTGTTTACGGTTATCCCATGGGAGGTAATCTAGGGGTGCGTAACTACAATGGTTCGCAATATGTATTTCGTACGCAATTGAACGTCAATAAAGCTCTGGGACAAGATGCTGAACATCATCTCAATTTCTTAGCTGGAGCGGAATGGAGACAAAATAATTATAGATCCTCAACAGATACTTATTTAGGTTTTAGCGAGGATACTTATTCTTTTGCTGTGATCAATCCAAGGGGGAATTATAATACCATTTATGGATGGGATAATTATTTCAACTCCAATGCTTCAATAGCGAAAAATACATCTCGTGCTCTTTCTTATTATTCCAATGCGGCTTTCTCGGCTTTTAAGGGAAAATATGTATTCTCTGGAAGTGTCCGTTTTGACGACTTTACTGTTGTGGGTGCATCGCGCGACCAACGGGCTAAACCGCTGTGGTCAGTGGGCGGAAAGTGGGATGCGAAGAAAGAGAATTTTCTAAAACACGCTGCTTGGGCGGATGCCTTGGGTATACGCATGACTTATGGTGTCAACGGAACATTGCCTCAAAGTGCAGGTAGAACAATCATTATCAATACAAGTAGTGATTTGGTCACCAATGAAGTTACAGCAAGTATTGTATCGCCAGCGAATAAACAGATTTCTTGGGAAAAGGTCAAAACCTTTAATATCGGTCTTGATTATGGAACCTGGAATAATAGATTGCAATTTAACTTTGATTATTATACCAAGCGTTCGTCCGACATCATTTATGATTTTCCATTCAATCCTACCTATGGCTGGACAAGAGTCAAATTTAATAGTTCTACGATGGAGGGACATGGGATAGACTTGGGCGTAAAAGCGGCATGGTTACAATCGAAAGTGAAATGGAATACCCTCTTTAATTTTGGATACAATACCAATAAGGTGACCGATTCACGATTCGTCAATCCGACTCGGGTATTGGATTATATCAATACGGGTGTACCGATTGTGGATAATCCGACGGACTACATGTATGCGTATCGTTGGGCTGGTTTGGATAACCAAGGACGTTCACAGATCTATAAACAAAATGGTGAAATCGTAGCCGCAGATGCTCCTGCTACAGCTCTTACTGTTGATGATCTGGTGAAAGTTGGCAGAACAACGCCGCCATATTTTGGTGGATTGTTTAATACTTTTTCTTATAAAGATTTTACTTTGGGTGTACGGATTAGCTATGAATTGGGACATGTGTTAAGACGATTATCCGTGCAAAATTATCCCGATTATGCACCTTATTCTGGTGCGATCGGTTTGCAGTCTGATCTTGCTCTTCGATGGAGAAAGCCTGGAGATGAAGCAATAACAAATGTACCTGCATTGAGCAGAGCGGGATATCAATATAATAATTTGTCGCGCTATGCCAGTTCCGATGCGCTCGTAATCAGCGGTAGTAATGTGCGTCTACAACAAATTGACCTCGCTTATGATGTACCGCTTAAAACACTTGAAAACACACCATTTAAATCGGTAAATGTGAGCGGTAGCGTGCGTAATCTGGGATTGATCTGGCGCAAAAATAAGGATGGAGTCGATCCAACTTATAGAACGTTGAACAGTTACTCCAACTTGCCTCCATCGCCAACATTTTTTGTTACGCTAAATATGTCTTTTTAA